A region from the Prevotella melaninogenica genome encodes:
- a CDS encoding GNAT family N-acetyltransferase, which produces MIKFHDVKTTDRDLIQSYTLCGDRMNCDLSFANIISWRFLYNTQIAEVDGFLVFRFYTGHHLAYMAPVWKCKWDEAMQERFAAVVRQMRDDAITLGHPFLMLGVCSYMANILERTFPDTFYVKPDRDHFDYLYTREKLATLSGKKLQGKRNHCNKFRKSYPNYEYRTLTKDMIPECIAVEENWRAVTKEDTEETEELSEELRSMTRVFDLWDEIGALGGTIWVDGKLIAFTFGGPITNKVFDVCVEKADTAYEGAFSIINQEFAQHLPEQYEYMNREEDLGLEGLRYAKLSYKPDILLEKSVVMEKYPLAQEEAQGRIKEETIALWRDTFHDVEPFVQLYFSRVFKPEYNVICQIDRHVVAALQTLPYTLKYYTEEVQTAYISGVSVKEAYRKQNMGNNLMSQAHFRLYYKDVVFATLIPAEEWLYDWYGRCGYMCNITCTPAPEDVDKMDFVTFDSWQRTRDCVLLHDEEGFEVIKEDFRISLAIDSKNRRETKDVPAMIRVINAEKALQLYARRHPERTENIRVYNDSDIPENNSYFQIKHGHVIKTNLPLPGTQVLTIAELTDYIFKDDKLEMNLMLN; this is translated from the coding sequence ATGATTAAATTTCATGATGTCAAGACAACTGACCGTGACTTGATACAAAGCTATACGTTGTGTGGCGACCGTATGAATTGTGATTTAAGTTTTGCCAACATCATTTCGTGGCGTTTCTTATATAATACGCAAATAGCTGAAGTTGATGGTTTTTTGGTCTTTCGTTTTTATACAGGACATCATCTTGCTTACATGGCTCCTGTGTGGAAATGTAAATGGGATGAGGCTATGCAGGAGCGGTTTGCTGCTGTTGTCCGTCAGATGAGAGATGATGCAATCACATTGGGACACCCCTTTCTAATGCTTGGCGTTTGTTCTTACATGGCTAATATCTTAGAGAGAACTTTCCCTGATACTTTCTATGTCAAGCCTGATCGTGACCACTTTGATTATCTTTATACGCGTGAAAAGTTAGCGACATTGTCTGGAAAGAAGCTTCAAGGTAAACGAAATCATTGTAACAAGTTCCGTAAGAGCTATCCAAACTATGAATATCGTACCCTTACTAAGGACATGATTCCCGAATGTATTGCGGTAGAAGAAAACTGGAGGGCGGTCACGAAAGAGGATACCGAAGAGACGGAAGAACTCTCTGAAGAGCTACGCTCTATGACACGTGTCTTTGACTTATGGGATGAGATTGGTGCACTCGGAGGAACGATATGGGTGGATGGAAAGTTGATAGCTTTCACCTTCGGTGGTCCTATTACGAATAAGGTGTTTGATGTATGTGTAGAAAAGGCTGATACTGCTTACGAAGGAGCATTCTCTATTATCAATCAGGAGTTTGCACAGCATCTTCCAGAGCAATATGAGTATATGAATCGTGAGGAAGACCTTGGTTTAGAAGGTCTACGTTATGCGAAACTTTCCTATAAGCCTGACATCCTTTTGGAAAAGAGTGTGGTTATGGAGAAATATCCTTTGGCACAGGAAGAAGCGCAGGGGAGGATAAAAGAAGAAACCATAGCTTTATGGCGTGACACCTTCCATGACGTTGAACCCTTCGTTCAACTTTACTTCTCACGTGTCTTTAAACCAGAGTATAATGTCATCTGTCAGATAGATCGGCATGTTGTAGCGGCTCTTCAGACACTTCCTTATACGTTGAAGTATTATACTGAAGAGGTGCAAACGGCTTATATCAGTGGTGTGAGTGTCAAGGAAGCGTACCGCAAGCAGAATATGGGTAACAATTTGATGTCACAGGCTCACTTCCGTCTTTACTATAAAGACGTGGTGTTTGCCACGCTAATACCTGCTGAGGAATGGCTTTATGATTGGTATGGGCGTTGTGGTTATATGTGTAACATTACTTGTACACCAGCTCCAGAAGATGTTGATAAGATGGATTTCGTAACCTTTGATAGCTGGCAACGCACAAGAGATTGCGTACTTCTGCACGATGAAGAGGGCTTCGAGGTTATCAAAGAAGATTTTCGTATCTCGTTAGCTATTGATTCCAAAAATCGTAGAGAAACGAAAGATGTTCCAGCAATGATACGTGTCATCAATGCTGAAAAGGCTTTGCAGCTCTATGCAAGACGTCATCCAGAACGGACAGAGAATATCCGTGTTTATAATGACTCAGATATTCCAGAGAATAATAGTTATTTCCAAATCAAGCATGGGCATGTTATAAAAACCAATCTGCCATTGCCTGGCACGCAAGTGTTAACGATCGCGGAATTAACTGATTACATCTTTAAGGATGATAAACTTGAGATGAATTTGATGCTGAATTGA